The following are encoded in a window of Shewanella psychrotolerans genomic DNA:
- a CDS encoding response regulator, which translates to MRILVVEDDPILSHHLKVQLSELGNQVQVALTAKEGFYQATNYPIDVAIVDLGLPDQDGISLIQSLRNAELKAPILILTARVNWQDKVEGLNAGADDYLVKPFQKEELVARLDALVRRSAGFVKPIITSGPLALDLAAKQVSLNAEPMEVTAFEYQILEYLMRHCHEVVAKQRLLDVIYGDKEGDPNTIEVMVSRLRKKLSSGGLENPIVTIRGQGYKFNLLCS; encoded by the coding sequence ATGAGAATATTGGTTGTTGAAGACGATCCTATTTTGTCCCATCACCTAAAGGTTCAACTGAGCGAGCTAGGCAACCAAGTTCAGGTCGCACTGACAGCCAAAGAGGGCTTCTATCAAGCAACCAATTATCCTATCGATGTAGCGATTGTCGATTTAGGCCTACCCGATCAAGATGGAATAAGCCTCATCCAAAGTTTGAGAAATGCAGAACTAAAAGCCCCAATTTTGATCCTTACTGCCCGCGTTAATTGGCAAGATAAAGTTGAAGGCTTAAATGCTGGTGCCGATGACTACCTAGTTAAACCTTTTCAAAAAGAAGAGCTTGTAGCTAGGCTTGATGCACTGGTCCGTCGCAGCGCTGGCTTTGTAAAACCAATTATTACCAGTGGTCCTTTAGCATTGGATCTGGCGGCGAAACAGGTTTCACTAAATGCAGAGCCAATGGAAGTCACCGCATTTGAATACCAGATCTTGGAATATTTAATGCGTCATTGTCATGAGGTTGTGGCCAAGCAGCGGCTACTCGATGTGATTTATGGGGATAAAGAGGGTGACCCAAATACCATTGAGGTCATGGTAAGCCGATTACGTAAAAAGCTTTCAAGCGGCGGTTTAGAAAACCCTATCGTCACAATTCGCGGTCAAGGTTATAAGTTTAATCTTCTATGCAGTTAA
- a CDS encoding putative selenate ABC transporter substrate-binding protein, with translation MSLVKTVSLLLACLVMPAALAQTFTFTAIPDENESQLKTRFDKVARYLEAELGVEVAYVPVKSYAAAVTAFRNNQVQLAWFGGLSGVQARRLVPGSNAIAQGYEDQYFKSYFIAHHSTALVKSTNFPNLNGFTFTFGSKGSTSGRLMPQFFIERNMGKKIEDIFTRTGFSGDHNRTIAQVEAGAYQVGAVNYKVWDTMVEKGEVDTNKVKVIWESPAYPDYQWTVRAGVDQQYGEGFSDKLKAALLNMKDPDLLASFPRQSFVEATNQAYEPIESVAQTIGLLD, from the coding sequence ATGTCGTTAGTTAAAACGGTTTCTCTATTACTTGCATGTTTAGTTATGCCTGCTGCTTTGGCTCAGACTTTTACATTTACCGCTATTCCAGACGAGAATGAGAGTCAGCTAAAAACCCGTTTTGACAAGGTGGCTCGCTATTTAGAAGCAGAACTTGGGGTGGAAGTTGCTTATGTTCCTGTAAAATCTTACGCTGCAGCAGTTACGGCCTTTCGTAATAATCAAGTGCAATTGGCGTGGTTTGGTGGTCTTTCTGGTGTTCAGGCGAGACGGTTGGTTCCAGGATCGAATGCGATTGCACAAGGATATGAAGACCAATATTTTAAAAGTTATTTTATCGCTCATCACTCCACTGCATTAGTTAAGTCTACTAACTTCCCTAATCTTAACGGATTTACCTTCACCTTTGGCTCTAAAGGTTCAACCTCGGGTCGTTTAATGCCGCAGTTTTTTATCGAACGCAACATGGGTAAAAAGATCGAAGACATTTTTACCCGTACCGGATTTTCTGGCGACCATAACCGTACTATTGCTCAGGTTGAAGCTGGGGCTTATCAGGTTGGCGCCGTCAACTATAAAGTATGGGACACTATGGTTGAGAAAGGCGAAGTCGATACCAATAAAGTCAAAGTGATTTGGGAAAGCCCGGCTTATCCAGACTATCAGTGGACAGTAAGAGCGGGTGTCGATCAGCAGTATGGTGAGGGTTTCAGTGACAAATTAAAGGCAGCGTTACTTAACATGAAAGATCCAGATCTATTAGCCAGCTTTCCTCGACAATCTTTTGTTGAAGCCACTAATCAAGCTTATGAGCCGATTGAGTCAGTAGCGCAAACGATTGGGTTGTTAGATTAA
- a CDS encoding ATP-binding cassette domain-containing protein: MLALESISLHYQDKQVIDKLSLSITQGEKLAIVGASGAGKSTLLTHIYQQLQRDAALCSQSQGLVDALSVYHNVFMGALSRHYWLYNLANLAWPFKRHLSDIKLLCDSLFLDVSLDTKVSSLSGGQRQRVAIARAIYQNQPVFIGDEAFSALDPIMAERLVELVLAKHDTVIMVLHDCALALKNFDRIIGLQQGQIAIDKPASQLSPQQLSDFFDGVAQSAVQQA; encoded by the coding sequence GTGTTAGCGTTAGAATCGATATCATTACATTATCAAGATAAGCAGGTGATAGATAAGTTATCCTTATCTATCACCCAAGGTGAAAAGCTGGCTATAGTCGGGGCTTCTGGCGCGGGTAAATCGACCTTGCTTACCCATATATATCAGCAACTTCAGCGCGACGCCGCACTATGTTCTCAATCTCAAGGACTGGTAGATGCACTTAGTGTTTATCACAATGTATTTATGGGAGCCTTGAGCCGTCACTATTGGCTCTATAATTTGGCTAATCTTGCGTGGCCGTTTAAGCGCCATCTTAGCGATATAAAATTGCTTTGTGATTCACTTTTCTTAGATGTCTCACTTGATACTAAGGTCTCCTCCTTATCGGGAGGACAGCGTCAACGAGTTGCTATTGCTAGAGCCATTTATCAAAACCAGCCTGTGTTTATTGGGGATGAAGCATTTTCGGCGCTTGACCCTATTATGGCCGAACGTTTAGTTGAGTTGGTATTAGCTAAGCATGACACTGTGATTATGGTATTGCATGATTGTGCTTTGGCGTTGAAAAATTTTGATAGAATTATTGGATTACAACAAGGTCAGATTGCGATTGATAAACCCGCTAGTCAATTGAGTCCACAGCAACTTAGTGACTTCTTCGATGGCGTGGCTCAGAGCGCAGTACAACAAGCGTGA
- a CDS encoding PhnE/PtxC family ABC transporter permease yields the protein MIRFPFFGAWQRLTLCIWFIAIISAYFADISVISLEPWSELTRMALGFITPDFFATESMGRALWLTVSFALLGVALGLLLGAPLSLIYQSRFVAGICAMVRGIHEIFWALLFLQLFGLSPITGILAIALPYGATFARVFHDILQQSPNTTTQTMPSAVDRVSRYTYGKLGHVYPLMLAYIRYRFECALRSSAVLGFIGMPTIGFYLETAFRQGNYHEGAALLMLLVLLIGTISWWARAKLLLVYLLFAIVTLPPIGAVDGLLVWQFISHDLLPPGINSIVYGQIGLTQGMELFIVWWQRLTYEQALPGMLATLILALCALGATHLLALWGYLAASRHLRGRFAAGASQLLLLLLRSIPEYLLAFIFMMLLGPSMLPAIAALSLHNGALIAYLVSRQDGAIKTSALYYPRLDHFSYEVLPRIYPNLISLLFYRFEIILRETAIFGVLGIATLGFYIDSAFAEIRYSNALYLLLTTALLNVVVDIIARRLVAKRLPQGVVLGQASCVA from the coding sequence GTGATCAGATTTCCTTTCTTTGGTGCTTGGCAGCGATTAACACTATGCATTTGGTTTATTGCCATTATTTCGGCTTATTTCGCTGACATTTCTGTGATTTCGTTAGAGCCATGGAGTGAACTCACTCGCATGGCATTAGGCTTCATTACGCCAGACTTTTTTGCCACGGAATCTATGGGTCGTGCGTTATGGTTAACCGTCAGTTTCGCGTTGTTAGGCGTCGCCTTAGGTCTGCTTTTGGGCGCGCCACTGTCGTTAATTTATCAATCAAGATTTGTTGCCGGGATTTGCGCCATGGTGCGTGGCATTCACGAGATATTTTGGGCGCTGTTATTTTTACAACTATTTGGTTTATCACCTATTACGGGGATTTTAGCGATTGCATTACCTTACGGTGCAACATTCGCCCGTGTTTTCCATGATATTTTGCAGCAGTCTCCCAACACCACAACTCAAACGATGCCAAGCGCTGTTGATAGGGTTAGTCGTTATACCTATGGCAAGTTAGGGCATGTTTACCCCTTGATGTTGGCTTATATACGCTATCGATTTGAGTGTGCTCTTCGCAGCAGTGCTGTCCTTGGCTTTATTGGTATGCCTACGATAGGTTTCTACCTTGAGACAGCGTTTCGTCAAGGGAACTATCATGAAGGGGCGGCATTACTGATGTTATTAGTGCTGCTTATCGGGACCATCTCTTGGTGGGCGAGGGCAAAGTTGCTTCTGGTTTACCTGTTGTTCGCGATTGTGACTTTACCTCCTATCGGTGCGGTTGACGGTTTATTAGTGTGGCAATTCATTAGCCATGATCTGTTACCCCCCGGGATCAATAGCATTGTTTATGGCCAGATTGGGCTGACTCAGGGAATGGAGCTGTTTATTGTTTGGTGGCAGCGTTTGACCTATGAGCAGGCTTTACCTGGGATGCTGGCGACATTGATTTTGGCGCTATGCGCATTAGGTGCGACACATCTACTGGCATTGTGGGGATACCTCGCTGCCAGTCGACATTTGCGAGGTCGATTTGCCGCAGGAGCTAGTCAGCTTTTGCTGCTGCTATTAAGATCGATACCTGAATACCTGCTGGCCTTCATCTTTATGATGTTGCTAGGGCCATCTATGTTACCCGCAATTGCGGCATTATCACTTCATAATGGCGCATTGATCGCGTATTTGGTCTCGAGGCAGGATGGTGCGATTAAAACTAGCGCATTGTATTATCCGCGGCTTGACCATTTTTCTTATGAGGTTTTGCCACGGATCTATCCCAATTTAATCTCGCTGTTGTTTTACCGTTTTGAGATTATTTTGCGTGAAACCGCTATTTTTGGCGTGTTGGGAATAGCGACCTTAGGATTTTATATTGACAGTGCTTTCGCCGAAATTCGCTATAGTAACGCATTATATTTATTGCTAACGACAGCACTATTAAATGTGGTTGTCGATATTATCGCTCGTCGATTAGTGGCCAAACGATTACCGCAAGGTGTGGTACTTGGGCAAGCTTCCTGCGTAGCTTAG
- a CDS encoding sigma 54-interacting transcriptional regulator, which translates to MQQTILLRFLQQGLSLDLEKTVSESWMLVITATHRDLQVEVAEGQFGEDFYYRLNVLPIHMPALRGRREVLGVW; encoded by the coding sequence TTGCAGCAAACAATTTTACTGCGTTTTTTGCAACAGGGGTTATCTCTAGACTTGGAAAAAACGGTGAGTGAAAGCTGGATGTTAGTGATCACCGCTACTCACAGAGACTTACAGGTTGAAGTCGCAGAAGGGCAGTTTGGTGAAGATTTCTATTATCGTCTAAATGTGCTGCCCATACATATGCCAGCATTGAGAGGGCGCCGTGAAGTATTGGGCGTTTGGTAG
- a CDS encoding protein disulfide oxidoreductase, with translation MKKKLFPQKRRHRWLRDLLLFGIIAFLALSYQQRHMINGHAPALSSLTIEGAPISLSTTEPTLIYFWGTWCPVCRVTSPMVNTLVNDHHVITIAVGSGSDEEIAQFMREHDYQFKVINDTSNIHQQWGALAFPAIYIIDPQGDIRFVTSGITSNIGLKLRLLIASIYTN, from the coding sequence TTGAAAAAGAAATTGTTTCCCCAAAAGAGACGACATCGCTGGCTTAGAGATCTACTGTTGTTTGGCATCATCGCTTTTTTAGCGCTTTCATACCAACAGCGTCACATGATTAATGGTCACGCACCAGCACTCTCAAGCTTAACAATTGAGGGGGCCCCAATTTCGCTATCAACAACAGAGCCAACACTAATCTACTTTTGGGGGACCTGGTGCCCAGTGTGCCGTGTCACCTCCCCAATGGTGAACACGCTTGTCAATGATCATCATGTGATCACAATTGCGGTTGGATCTGGTAGTGATGAAGAGATCGCACAGTTTATGCGTGAGCATGACTATCAATTTAAGGTCATTAATGACACCTCAAACATACATCAACAATGGGGAGCACTGGCTTTTCCGGCGATCTATATTATCGATCCCCAAGGTGATATACGCTTTGTTACCTCAGGTATTACGAGTAACATTGGTCTAAAGCTGCGGTTGCTTATCGCGAGCATCTACACTAACTGA
- a CDS encoding ACP phosphodiesterase — protein MNFLAHLHLADNSKTNLAANLAGDFAKGNISDHPKALQQGIWLHRQIDSLTDSHELTKELRAAFPSNLQRAAPILIDLAFDHMLAKYWDEYHNQSLAEFAQGAYFAIENTQQLPAKLIDIVPKMKQENWLLAYETPSGLHKAIESVAQRVSKPEIFNGAVKTVKKMDIEIEIAFRTFYPQLMAYSRIWTRQTPSQYL, from the coding sequence ATGAACTTTCTAGCACACCTTCACCTCGCAGATAATAGTAAAACCAACCTGGCAGCAAATTTAGCTGGCGACTTCGCTAAGGGCAACATATCTGACCACCCTAAAGCGCTACAACAAGGCATTTGGCTACACAGACAAATAGATTCGTTAACCGACAGCCATGAACTTACTAAAGAGTTACGTGCGGCGTTCCCCTCCAATTTACAACGTGCAGCCCCCATACTCATCGATTTGGCATTCGACCATATGTTGGCGAAATATTGGGATGAATATCACAATCAGTCATTGGCTGAATTTGCCCAAGGGGCTTATTTTGCCATAGAAAATACCCAACAGCTGCCAGCTAAACTTATCGATATTGTGCCTAAAATGAAGCAAGAGAACTGGCTTTTGGCCTACGAGACCCCGAGTGGTTTACATAAAGCTATCGAATCTGTCGCTCAGCGTGTATCAAAACCTGAGATTTTTAATGGCGCCGTAAAAACCGTTAAAAAAATGGATATTGAAATTGAGATAGCCTTTCGCACTTTCTACCCACAATTAATGGCCTATAGCCGAATTTGGACAAGGCAAACTCCAAGCCAATACCTATAG
- the queA gene encoding tRNA preQ1(34) S-adenosylmethionine ribosyltransferase-isomerase QueA, producing MRVADFSFDLPDELIARYPMPERTASRLLTLDGVTGALADKQFTDILALVNPGDLMVFNNTRVIPARLFGQKQTGGKLEILVERMLDDKRILAHVRSSKSPKPGSIVCLDGGYEMTMLERHDTLFELGLNSDKTILEVLEEVGHMPLPPYIDRPDEDADKERYQTVYNQNPGAVAAPTAGLHFDDTLLAALKQKGVNTAFVTLHVGAGTFQPVRVDNILEHKMHSEWAEVPQEVVDQIKATKDAGNRVIAVGTTSVRSLESAAKASDGELKPFSSDTDIFIYPGYEFKVVDALVTNFHLPESTLIMLISAFAGFDEVKNAYQHAIAQKYRFFSYGDAMFVTKKAN from the coding sequence ATGCGTGTTGCCGATTTTTCTTTCGATCTCCCTGATGAACTGATCGCCAGATATCCTATGCCTGAGAGAACAGCTTCTAGATTGTTGACCCTTGACGGTGTAACAGGTGCTTTGGCTGATAAGCAGTTTACCGACATACTCGCACTAGTTAATCCTGGTGATCTGATGGTGTTTAATAATACTCGGGTTATCCCTGCTCGGCTGTTTGGGCAAAAACAAACTGGCGGTAAGCTTGAAATATTGGTTGAGCGTATGCTCGATGACAAGCGTATCCTTGCCCACGTGAGAAGTTCTAAATCGCCTAAGCCTGGTAGTATAGTTTGCTTAGACGGTGGCTATGAGATGACCATGCTTGAGCGTCATGACACCCTATTTGAACTTGGGCTCAATAGCGATAAAACGATTCTAGAAGTGCTCGAAGAGGTGGGGCATATGCCACTTCCTCCTTATATCGATCGCCCAGATGAGGATGCGGATAAAGAGCGTTATCAAACCGTTTATAATCAGAACCCTGGTGCGGTTGCTGCGCCAACAGCTGGCCTTCATTTTGATGACACCTTGCTTGCCGCATTAAAACAGAAAGGCGTTAACACCGCTTTTGTTACTTTGCATGTGGGCGCTGGCACCTTCCAACCCGTACGTGTCGATAATATCCTTGAGCATAAGATGCATTCTGAGTGGGCAGAAGTGCCTCAAGAGGTTGTCGATCAGATTAAAGCGACAAAAGATGCGGGTAATCGTGTGATTGCCGTTGGCACCACATCGGTTCGCTCTTTAGAAAGCGCGGCTAAGGCTAGTGATGGTGAATTAAAGCCATTTAGCAGTGATACCGATATCTTTATCTATCCCGGTTATGAGTTCAAAGTGGTTGATGCGCTGGTGACCAATTTTCATTTGCCAGAATCGACACTCATCATGCTCATTAGTGCATTTGCCGGTTTTGATGAGGTAAAAAACGCCTATCAGCACGCGATTGCTCAAAAATACCGCTTTTTTAGCTATGGTGATGCCATGTTTGTGACTAAAAAAGCGAACTAA
- the tgt gene encoding tRNA guanosine(34) transglycosylase Tgt encodes MKFELDTTDGRARRGRLVFERGTVETPAFMPVGTYGTVKGMTPEEVRATGADILLGNTFHLWLRPGEEIMRKHGDLHDFMNWQRPILTDSGGFQVFSLGDIRKITEEGVHFRSPINGEKIFLDPEKSMQIQDSLGSDVVMIFDECTPYPATEDEARKSMQMSLRWAKRSRDEFDRLENPNSLFGIIQGGVYEDLRDESLEGLVNIGFDGYAIGGLAVGEPKEDMHRILEHVCPKIPTEKPRYLMGVGKPEDLVEGVRRGVDMFDCVMPTRNARNGHLFTSEGVIKIRNARHRDDTSPLDAKCDCYTCKNYSRAYLYHLDRCNEILGARLNTIHNLRYYQMLMEGLRGAIETGTLDAFVEEFYTSQGREVPKLSD; translated from the coding sequence ATGAAATTTGAATTAGATACAACAGATGGTCGTGCTCGTCGCGGTCGCTTGGTTTTTGAACGAGGCACTGTAGAAACCCCAGCATTTATGCCGGTAGGAACCTACGGTACGGTAAAAGGAATGACGCCTGAAGAGGTCCGCGCTACGGGTGCAGATATTCTTCTTGGTAACACTTTTCATTTGTGGCTTCGTCCTGGCGAAGAGATCATGCGTAAGCATGGCGATTTACACGATTTCATGAATTGGCAACGTCCAATTTTGACTGATTCCGGTGGATTCCAAGTATTCAGTCTGGGTGATATTCGTAAGATCACCGAAGAGGGGGTGCATTTCCGCTCACCAATCAATGGTGAGAAGATCTTCTTAGACCCTGAGAAGTCGATGCAGATCCAAGACTCTTTGGGTTCTGACGTGGTGATGATTTTTGATGAATGTACACCGTATCCAGCCACAGAAGATGAAGCGCGTAAATCGATGCAGATGTCTCTGCGATGGGCTAAGCGCTCTCGTGATGAGTTCGATAGGCTCGAAAATCCTAATTCGCTATTTGGTATTATCCAAGGCGGCGTATATGAAGACTTGCGTGATGAAAGTCTAGAAGGTCTGGTTAATATTGGTTTTGATGGTTATGCCATCGGTGGTTTAGCCGTGGGCGAGCCTAAAGAAGATATGCACCGCATTTTGGAGCATGTTTGTCCTAAAATCCCAACTGAAAAACCACGTTACTTGATGGGGGTCGGTAAACCAGAAGATTTGGTTGAGGGCGTGCGTCGTGGTGTCGACATGTTTGATTGTGTTATGCCAACACGTAATGCTCGTAACGGTCATCTATTTACCAGTGAAGGTGTTATCAAGATCCGCAATGCGCGCCATCGCGATGATACTTCACCACTCGATGCTAAGTGTGATTGTTATACCTGTAAGAACTACTCGCGGGCATATCTTTACCATTTAGATCGTTGTAATGAAATTTTGGGAGCGCGTTTAAACACCATTCACAATCTACGTTATTACCAAATGTTGATGGAAGGTTTGCGCGGCGCAATTGAGACAGGTACATTAGACGCCTTTGTTGAGGAGTTCTACACCAGTCAAGGTCGTGAAGTCCCTAAGTTATCCGATTAA